One region of Rubripirellula tenax genomic DNA includes:
- a CDS encoding sulfatase family protein has translation MSAAERPPNIVVIFADDLGFGDIRCYGPTGADTPHLDALAAEGFRSTDFFVPANVCSPSRASLLTGRYPMRCGMPVARHESDPKYNHYGLTSEEITIPELLKPAGYRSLMVGKWHLGMEVEGSHPIDAGFDEYLGIPSNYAKSRGPNYNTLYRGKQVEQLKVPCEELTKRYTDEVVSFIKRQKESPFFIYVSHHIVHSPLLPSKDFVGTSKKGKYGDFINELDHSTGRIMQAIRDAGLDDNTLVVFTSDNGPTTAGSTGGLNGGKYCTMEGGHRVPAIFRWPGKIAPNQVSDVTLASMDLLPLFCELARVKKPSDRKIDGHNILPILQGKETATPHKFLYYYNGTNLQAVREGNWKLHLPRTAKDQPFWSKKPLKGRGFVTLKERRLFDIDNDVSEKHNVADRYPEVVARLQKQAETIRVELGDVHTTGTDQRKINLADPQER, from the coding sequence GTGAGTGCCGCGGAGCGACCGCCGAACATCGTCGTTATCTTCGCCGACGATCTCGGATTCGGTGACATTCGTTGCTACGGCCCGACGGGTGCCGACACTCCGCATCTTGATGCGCTGGCGGCGGAAGGATTTCGCAGCACAGATTTTTTCGTTCCCGCCAATGTGTGCAGTCCCTCGCGAGCCTCGCTCCTGACCGGTCGCTACCCGATGCGATGCGGAATGCCAGTCGCGCGACACGAATCAGATCCGAAATACAATCACTACGGACTCACATCCGAAGAGATCACCATCCCCGAACTGCTCAAGCCCGCCGGCTATCGCTCGTTGATGGTGGGCAAGTGGCATTTGGGGATGGAGGTCGAAGGTTCCCATCCGATCGATGCCGGCTTCGATGAATACCTCGGCATCCCCAGCAACTACGCAAAGTCCCGCGGGCCAAACTACAACACGCTGTATCGCGGCAAACAGGTCGAACAGTTGAAGGTCCCGTGCGAAGAATTGACAAAGCGATATACCGATGAAGTCGTCAGCTTTATCAAGCGACAAAAAGAGAGTCCGTTCTTTATCTATGTTTCGCACCACATCGTGCATTCCCCACTGTTGCCCAGTAAAGACTTCGTCGGCACATCAAAAAAGGGAAAGTATGGCGACTTCATCAATGAACTGGATCACAGTACGGGGCGCATCATGCAAGCGATCCGCGATGCTGGCCTCGACGACAACACGCTGGTGGTCTTCACTTCCGACAATGGGCCGACCACGGCTGGTTCAACGGGCGGTTTGAACGGTGGCAAGTACTGCACAATGGAAGGTGGACATCGCGTGCCCGCAATCTTTCGATGGCCGGGAAAGATTGCGCCCAATCAAGTGTCTGACGTCACGCTGGCCAGCATGGATTTACTGCCGCTTTTTTGCGAACTGGCCCGCGTGAAGAAACCGAGTGATCGTAAGATCGACGGACACAACATCCTTCCCATTCTGCAAGGCAAAGAGACCGCAACGCCGCACAAGTTTCTTTACTACTACAACGGCACGAATCTGCAGGCGGTCCGCGAAGGCAACTGGAAGCTGCATCTGCCTCGCACCGCCAAGGACCAACCTTTTTGGTCCAAGAAACCCTTGAAGGGCAGAGGTTTCGTGACGCTAAAAGAACGACGACTTTTTGATATCGACAACGACGTTAGCGAGAAACACAACGTCGCGGATCGATATCCAGAGGTCGTCGCTCGCTTGCAAAAGCAAGCCGAAACAATCCGAGTGGAACTCGGTGACGTACACACGACCGGCACGGATCAACGAAAAATCAACCTTGCGGATCCGCAGGAGCGGTAA
- a CDS encoding c-type cytochrome has product MLSKLGCCYRLVIVAIVFSSVLRCAEAQTNPLTLTQQLQQEPPEQLVVEARESGNIVRGAILFHQGNINCAKCHQSASEKDRLAPILGKLGKDVADASLVESILDPSKSISKGFETLNVLTAGGRVISGLVVSQDDNMVVLRDTQNIDKLYRVPQANIEQTIPGRVSVMPSGLADQLSGRQQFLDLLRYVIDVKERGSAKATTQVQAAPVRELTSEMKGLVLIQARNCAACHESSLMESLPVAHQGPNLKWSAQRLSPQYLARFISDPHQTKPGTNMPSLMGQIDQAGRTEAAEAIVHFLLSISGARVPEEAAEVDHDSIESGRSLFHSVGCVACHSPRDEDAVEQPRSDSVRMDSVPMGELRTKYSSQALVAFLEDPHSARPSGRMPNMQLTHREASVLASYLLQNDEMLTAVMGKPWAVDAKLANKGQQLFAKLNCAECHAGIVDSNSASDRFVKLSDVHNSKGCLSNEPGNWPDFGLSEVETKNIRAALSNGIGVLDSQQTIDFTLASLRCTACHSRDNLGGVSEERHEHFQTTNLNLGEQGRIPPPLTGVGAKLNPKWMRDVLVNGRSIRPYMKTRMPKYGEKNIEHLVELFQAADQLSETKFATAHDLNESRKTGLNLVGDQGLNCAACHTYQYKLSDTMPAVDLTEMAQRLKKDWFYQYMLAPQKFSPNTVMPSYWPGGVALRSDIAGDPEDQVESIWQYLLEGRQARAPAGVIKEPLEIVVADEARVLRRQYPEIGKRGIGVGYPGGVNLAYDAQQMRLATIWKGEFVDPAAAWYGQGSGDVRPMGPAIQLAKGPELIDATKPIITDNRRPSTHQFKGYFLDKQRRPTMRYAFGSIDVEDYFREFKDDTTGQIQLRRRVSLTSPEELAQLRFRLAQSGRVEKETGDGYRIGKGLTIKVVSGQTPKIADGDLLYLPLKLVPQQTQEIVIEYLWE; this is encoded by the coding sequence ATGCTAAGTAAATTGGGGTGTTGTTATCGACTCGTCATTGTCGCGATCGTGTTCAGTTCTGTGCTGCGATGCGCCGAGGCACAGACAAATCCGCTGACGCTGACGCAGCAATTGCAACAGGAACCTCCCGAACAACTGGTCGTTGAAGCACGTGAGTCGGGGAACATCGTTCGCGGCGCCATTCTCTTTCATCAGGGAAATATTAACTGCGCCAAGTGCCATCAGTCGGCGTCTGAGAAGGATCGCCTTGCCCCGATCCTTGGCAAACTAGGAAAAGACGTCGCTGACGCCTCTCTGGTTGAATCGATTCTGGATCCTTCCAAATCGATTTCAAAGGGCTTTGAAACTTTGAACGTGCTGACGGCGGGCGGTCGTGTGATCAGTGGCCTTGTCGTCAGTCAGGATGACAACATGGTCGTACTGCGCGACACCCAGAATATCGACAAGCTATACAGGGTCCCACAAGCGAACATCGAGCAGACGATTCCTGGCAGAGTCTCCGTCATGCCCAGCGGACTGGCGGATCAATTGTCCGGTCGGCAGCAATTTCTGGATCTGTTGCGATACGTCATCGACGTCAAAGAACGCGGGTCGGCCAAAGCAACAACTCAAGTTCAAGCCGCTCCGGTGCGAGAACTTACATCTGAAATGAAGGGCCTGGTGCTGATCCAAGCACGCAACTGCGCAGCATGCCATGAATCGTCGTTGATGGAATCCTTACCGGTCGCGCATCAAGGCCCCAACCTCAAGTGGTCCGCACAACGACTAAGTCCACAATACTTGGCTCGGTTCATTTCGGATCCCCATCAAACCAAACCGGGAACCAACATGCCCTCGCTGATGGGGCAGATCGATCAGGCGGGACGAACCGAGGCCGCCGAAGCCATCGTTCACTTCCTGTTGTCGATCTCGGGCGCGCGCGTGCCTGAAGAAGCAGCAGAGGTTGATCACGATTCAATTGAAAGTGGTCGCAGCCTTTTCCACAGCGTCGGATGTGTTGCCTGCCATTCGCCGCGTGACGAAGACGCTGTTGAGCAACCGCGCAGTGATTCGGTTCGAATGGATTCCGTTCCGATGGGAGAACTACGAACAAAATACAGTTCACAAGCCCTCGTCGCATTCCTGGAAGATCCGCACTCAGCGCGGCCTTCGGGTCGGATGCCGAACATGCAGTTGACTCATCGCGAAGCGAGCGTTCTTGCCAGCTACTTGCTTCAAAATGACGAAATGTTAACCGCCGTCATGGGTAAACCGTGGGCCGTTGACGCAAAGCTTGCCAACAAAGGGCAGCAACTCTTCGCGAAACTCAATTGCGCAGAATGCCACGCTGGTATTGTCGACTCAAACAGCGCGTCAGACCGTTTCGTGAAACTATCAGACGTACACAACAGCAAGGGTTGTCTGTCGAATGAACCAGGCAATTGGCCTGACTTTGGTCTTTCCGAAGTTGAGACAAAAAACATCAGGGCAGCACTCAGCAACGGAATCGGTGTGTTGGATTCTCAGCAAACGATCGACTTCACATTGGCGTCGTTGCGATGCACTGCCTGTCATAGTCGCGACAACCTTGGCGGAGTCAGTGAGGAACGCCATGAACACTTTCAAACCACCAACCTGAATCTTGGCGAACAGGGAAGAATCCCGCCACCGCTAACCGGGGTTGGCGCCAAGTTGAATCCGAAATGGATGCGGGATGTCCTGGTGAATGGACGATCAATACGACCGTACATGAAAACTCGAATGCCGAAGTATGGTGAGAAGAACATCGAGCATTTAGTGGAACTGTTTCAAGCAGCCGACCAACTCTCCGAAACGAAGTTCGCTACCGCCCACGATCTGAATGAGAGCCGCAAAACTGGGCTGAATTTGGTTGGCGATCAGGGGCTTAACTGTGCTGCCTGCCACACGTACCAGTACAAATTGTCGGACACGATGCCTGCGGTCGATCTGACGGAGATGGCCCAGCGGCTCAAGAAAGATTGGTTCTACCAATACATGTTGGCTCCGCAAAAGTTCAGCCCCAACACTGTCATGCCTTCGTACTGGCCCGGTGGGGTCGCGCTCCGGTCGGATATTGCTGGCGATCCCGAAGACCAAGTCGAATCGATCTGGCAATACCTGTTGGAAGGCCGGCAAGCCAGGGCTCCGGCGGGTGTCATCAAAGAGCCGTTGGAAATTGTTGTTGCCGATGAAGCTAGAGTGCTGCGGCGACAGTATCCGGAAATTGGCAAGCGTGGTATTGGCGTTGGCTATCCGGGCGGAGTGAACTTGGCTTACGACGCACAGCAAATGCGACTGGCCACGATTTGGAAAGGTGAATTCGTCGACCCAGCAGCGGCGTGGTATGGACAAGGCAGCGGCGATGTTCGCCCGATGGGGCCGGCCATCCAATTGGCCAAGGGGCCTGAATTGATCGATGCGACGAAACCGATAATAACGGACAATCGCCGACCGTCTACACATCAATTCAAGGGCTATTTTCTCGACAAGCAGCGGCGACCAACGATGCGATATGCATTCGGATCGATTGATGTTGAAGACTACTTCCGTGAGTTCAAAGACGACACAACGGGCCAGATTCAATTGCGACGGCGAGTCTCGTTGACGTCGCCCGAAGAACTCGCCCAGCTTCGGTTTCGTCTAGCCCAAAGTGGCAGGGTCGAAAAGGAAACTGGCGATGGTTATCGAATCGGCAAAGGTCTCACGATCAAGGTTGTTTCAGGGCAGACGCCCAAAATCGCTGACGGAGATTTGCTTTATCTGCCGTTGAAGCTTGTCCCACAGCAGACCCAAGAAATCGTGATCGAGTACCTCTGGGAGTGA
- a CDS encoding glycoside hydrolase family 28 protein, whose amino-acid sequence MRIGNLILVGVVLSCVVGTQNTFADRDESAANRVFSIKSFGAVGDGVAIETAAVQKTIDACHDAGGGVVRVPAGDFQIGTIVLKSNITLSLDYGARLLGSTDVADYPTESLSRPREGDAHCLIYAENAKNITIEGLGVIDGRGTHQHFPRNRKGGKNSGIRPRLMRLESCDDLAFSGVTYTRPAFWGLHLIDCTNVHFSAVTVRFRNNNFNNDGLDLDGCENVLIENCDLSTGDDAICLKSSKNPCRNIVVRGCRMDSNTAALKLGSSSRGGFIDVTVTNCYFHDCPMGAIKLQSVDGGRLENVDISRITMKDVGCPLFMRLGNRGSTFGEEQGSATVGTLKNIRVSDVVAEVIIEDRAKAAEAVYKNLKVDTTPGVTDNEKSKAGPIMITGIPGHFVENVVLENIKISYPGNGTKEDARRTVPEDIDRYPEQFFFGVLPAWGAYIRHAKNIEFKNVQMTVRDADERPKVVVDDVEGFVDR is encoded by the coding sequence ATGCGAATCGGTAACTTGATTCTGGTCGGGGTCGTTTTGTCATGTGTTGTTGGCACCCAAAACACGTTTGCAGACCGCGACGAATCGGCCGCCAACAGGGTCTTTAGTATCAAGAGCTTTGGCGCGGTCGGCGACGGCGTAGCCATTGAGACGGCAGCGGTGCAAAAGACCATCGATGCCTGTCACGATGCCGGAGGCGGCGTCGTTCGGGTGCCTGCTGGCGATTTTCAAATCGGCACGATCGTTTTGAAAAGCAATATCACCCTCTCGCTCGACTACGGCGCTCGTTTGCTTGGTAGCACCGATGTGGCTGACTACCCAACCGAGAGCCTCAGCAGGCCGCGAGAGGGCGATGCCCATTGCTTGATCTACGCTGAAAACGCAAAGAACATCACCATCGAAGGACTTGGCGTCATCGATGGCAGGGGCACTCACCAGCATTTTCCACGGAACCGGAAGGGCGGTAAAAACTCTGGCATCCGGCCACGGCTGATGCGTTTGGAAAGCTGTGATGATCTCGCCTTTTCAGGGGTCACCTACACACGCCCAGCCTTTTGGGGGCTGCACTTGATCGATTGCACGAACGTTCACTTCAGTGCCGTTACCGTGCGATTCCGTAATAACAACTTTAACAATGACGGACTTGATCTGGACGGATGTGAGAATGTGCTGATCGAGAACTGTGATCTCAGCACCGGAGACGACGCGATCTGCTTGAAGAGTTCAAAGAACCCCTGCCGAAACATTGTCGTGCGTGGATGCCGGATGGACAGCAACACGGCCGCGTTGAAGCTTGGGTCGTCGTCGCGCGGCGGGTTCATCGATGTAACGGTGACCAACTGCTATTTTCATGACTGCCCTATGGGCGCTATCAAGCTGCAATCAGTAGACGGCGGACGCCTAGAAAATGTCGATATCTCAAGAATCACAATGAAAGACGTGGGCTGTCCCCTCTTCATGCGTTTGGGAAATCGGGGCAGCACCTTTGGCGAAGAACAAGGCAGCGCTACGGTCGGGACACTGAAAAACATCCGAGTCAGCGATGTGGTGGCCGAGGTCATCATCGAGGATCGAGCGAAAGCCGCTGAGGCGGTCTATAAAAATCTCAAAGTGGATACTACCCCAGGCGTGACGGATAACGAGAAGTCGAAAGCCGGGCCGATCATGATCACGGGCATCCCCGGCCACTTTGTCGAGAACGTTGTCTTGGAAAACATTAAGATCTCTTACCCAGGAAACGGAACGAAAGAAGATGCACGTCGAACCGTTCCCGAAGACATCGATCGCTATCCGGAGCAGTTCTTCTTTGGTGTGCTGCCGGCTTGGGGTGCTTACATCCGTCATGCAAAGAATATTGAATTTAAGAATGTCCAGATGACGGTTCGCGACGCAGACGAACGCCCGAAGGTGGTCGTGGATGATGTTGAAGGTTTCGTCGATCGATAA
- a CDS encoding sulfatase-like hydrolase/transferase encodes MTMKFQPCVFVFALASYVMGCSSGLAWSAPPAPPASANPSPPNVVLIFADDLGYGDLGCYGATKLQTPNIDQLAAEGRRFTDAHSASAVCTPSRYGLLTGEYPVRKNIWGPAPITSPLLVDAEKLTIADVFKNSGYSTAAFGKWHLGFGTKTNDWKQPLRPGPLDLGFDYFFGVPLVNSAPPYVFVENDRVFARDSNDPLVYLGRKPTDKATAITPLTDEHGQRVPNYFSGAAAAHKLYNDFTLGTTLAERSTQWIREQSDKPFFLYLSTTNIHHPFTPARRFQGTSQCGLYGDFVHELDWIVGEVMETLKEKGVADNTLVLFTSDNGGMFNRGGQEAFRLGHRGNGDLLGFKFGAWEGGHRVPFIARWPGHIQPGTTSTQLISSVDMLATFAALTEQTLSQEQIADSVNVLPAMMGEPESPLRDTLVVSPHKPTHLTVRNGRWVYIGAQGEGGFNGKPGVHAAGGPVCASFVGSVNSDIEDGRIKKDAPPAQLYDLEADVNQTRNLYNEFPEVVKEMSELLARYAPPKPKRVPRKGKPAPKKDSASRGEAIDAPTRSPNFVVIFTDDQGYGDLSCFGGKHVSTPRIDQMAAEGMKLTSFYVAAPVCTPSRAALMTGCYPKRIGMAMGSNFGVLLAGDRKGLNPDEVTIAEVLKTAGYKTGMFGKWHLGDQPEFLPTRQGFDEFFGIPFSHDIHPFHPRQDHYKFPPLALLENEQVIEMDPDADYLTKRITEHAVSFIERHKDEPFFLYVPHPIPHAPLHVSPPFMEGVSDDIVATLKAEDGNIDYKTRDEIYRQAIAEIDWSVGTILDTLKASGLDENTFVLFTSDNGPPKKSLFANAGPLRGNKGTTFEGGMREPTVVRWPGKIPSGKPNDELMTTMDLLPTFAKLAGAAIPTDRVIDGKDIWPTLIGDAQTPHKAFFYHGGNKLQAVRSGKWKLHVNKGKPAQLYDLKNDIGEKKNVIESNPEVTQKLSAHLQAFANDIADNSRPAAFVENPKPLSK; translated from the coding sequence ATGACAATGAAGTTCCAACCCTGTGTTTTTGTATTCGCGCTGGCATCGTATGTGATGGGATGCTCATCAGGATTGGCTTGGTCGGCCCCGCCGGCCCCGCCGGCCTCGGCAAACCCGAGTCCTCCCAATGTCGTGCTCATCTTTGCCGATGATCTCGGCTACGGCGACCTTGGTTGCTATGGCGCGACGAAGCTGCAAACACCCAACATCGATCAGCTTGCGGCCGAAGGTCGCCGGTTCACGGATGCGCATTCGGCGTCGGCGGTCTGCACCCCGTCACGCTACGGCCTGCTGACGGGCGAGTATCCGGTGCGCAAGAACATTTGGGGTCCCGCGCCGATCACGTCGCCGCTGCTTGTTGATGCCGAAAAACTGACCATCGCCGATGTGTTCAAGAACAGCGGTTACAGCACGGCGGCTTTCGGAAAATGGCATCTGGGATTCGGCACGAAGACGAACGACTGGAAGCAACCGTTGCGGCCAGGCCCCCTGGATCTCGGTTTCGATTATTTCTTTGGCGTGCCGCTGGTCAACAGCGCGCCGCCGTACGTCTTTGTGGAAAATGATCGTGTCTTTGCTCGCGACTCGAACGACCCGCTTGTCTATTTGGGCCGCAAGCCGACCGACAAGGCCACTGCGATCACCCCGCTGACCGACGAGCACGGCCAGCGAGTTCCCAACTACTTTAGCGGCGCCGCTGCGGCACATAAGCTCTACAACGACTTCACCTTGGGGACGACGTTGGCCGAGCGGTCAACTCAATGGATTCGTGAGCAGTCGGACAAACCTTTTTTTCTCTACCTCTCCACGACCAACATCCATCATCCGTTCACGCCGGCTCGGCGGTTTCAGGGGACCAGTCAGTGCGGCCTGTATGGTGACTTCGTCCACGAGTTAGATTGGATCGTTGGCGAGGTCATGGAGACGCTGAAAGAGAAAGGTGTCGCGGACAATACGCTGGTCCTTTTCACCAGTGATAACGGCGGGATGTTCAATCGCGGCGGCCAAGAAGCCTTCCGATTGGGCCACCGGGGCAACGGTGACTTGCTGGGGTTTAAGTTTGGTGCTTGGGAAGGTGGGCATCGTGTACCGTTCATCGCTCGTTGGCCCGGGCACATACAGCCGGGCACCACTTCAACGCAGTTGATCAGTAGCGTGGATATGTTGGCCACCTTTGCCGCACTAACAGAGCAGACCTTGAGCCAAGAGCAGATTGCCGACAGTGTGAATGTTCTGCCTGCAATGATGGGTGAACCAGAATCTCCGTTGCGAGACACCCTGGTTGTTTCTCCCCATAAACCCACTCACCTTACCGTTCGCAACGGGAGGTGGGTCTATATCGGTGCTCAAGGCGAGGGAGGATTCAATGGCAAACCGGGGGTGCATGCTGCCGGCGGACCCGTCTGTGCATCGTTCGTCGGAAGCGTGAACAGCGATATCGAGGACGGCCGGATCAAGAAGGACGCGCCGCCCGCTCAGTTGTACGATCTCGAAGCGGATGTGAACCAAACTCGCAACCTGTACAACGAATTTCCCGAAGTGGTCAAGGAGATGAGCGAGTTGCTTGCCCGTTACGCGCCGCCGAAACCGAAACGCGTTCCCAGGAAGGGTAAGCCGGCACCGAAGAAAGACTCGGCAAGCAGGGGCGAGGCCATCGATGCGCCGACGCGCTCGCCAAATTTCGTCGTCATCTTCACGGACGATCAGGGCTACGGAGACCTCAGTTGCTTCGGCGGCAAACACGTTAGCACACCGCGCATTGATCAGATGGCGGCGGAAGGAATGAAGCTGACCAGTTTCTATGTTGCCGCCCCGGTCTGCACTCCGTCTCGCGCCGCTTTGATGACCGGCTGCTATCCGAAGCGAATCGGCATGGCGATGGGGTCTAACTTCGGAGTGCTGCTGGCCGGAGACCGGAAGGGATTGAATCCGGATGAAGTGACGATCGCCGAAGTTCTGAAGACTGCGGGTTACAAAACGGGGATGTTCGGTAAGTGGCATCTCGGGGATCAGCCGGAGTTTCTGCCGACGCGACAAGGGTTCGATGAATTCTTTGGGATTCCGTTCAGTCACGACATTCATCCGTTTCATCCACGCCAGGATCACTACAAGTTCCCGCCGCTGGCGCTGCTGGAAAATGAGCAGGTCATCGAGATGGATCCCGACGCCGATTATCTGACAAAGCGAATTACCGAGCACGCGGTCTCATTCATCGAGAGACACAAAGACGAGCCTTTCTTTCTTTACGTCCCGCATCCCATTCCCCATGCGCCGCTTCACGTTTCGCCGCCATTCATGGAAGGCGTCTCCGACGACATTGTGGCGACGCTCAAAGCAGAGGATGGCAATATCGACTACAAGACGCGGGACGAGATTTACCGTCAAGCCATTGCCGAAATCGACTGGTCCGTCGGGACGATCCTCGACACTCTCAAGGCCAGCGGACTCGACGAAAACACATTCGTCCTTTTCACGTCCGACAATGGCCCCCCGAAGAAGTCCCTCTTTGCCAACGCCGGCCCACTGCGAGGCAACAAGGGGACCACTTTCGAGGGTGGAATGCGCGAGCCCACCGTCGTCCGTTGGCCGGGAAAGATTCCGTCAGGCAAACCGAACGATGAACTCATGACGACGATGGATTTGCTGCCGACTTTCGCGAAGCTGGCCGGCGCAGCAATCCCCACCGATCGGGTCATTGATGGCAAAGACATCTGGCCGACGCTCATCGGCGACGCCCAAACACCGCACAAAGCGTTCTTCTATCACGGCGGAAACAAGTTGCAGGCGGTGCGGTCTGGGAAATGGAAACTTCATGTAAACAAAGGAAAGCCCGCACAGCTCTATGACTTGAAAAATGATATCGGCGAGAAGAAAAATGTCATCGAATCGAATCCGGAAGTCACGCAGAAACTCAGCGCGCACCTGCAAGCGTTTGCTAACGACATTGCCGACAACAGCCGGCCGGCCGCTTTCGTTGAAAATCCGAAACCACTTTCAAAATGA
- a CDS encoding sulfatase family protein produces the protein MPLRIFLLLVVALGPLALSTEADDRPNILFLFSDDHAVNAISAYGGPLAEVAPTPNIDRIANEGAVFLSSFCANSICGPSRANILTGKHSHKNGFMRNGNNFDSSQWTVAKELHKGGYNTAVIGKWHLNSDPVGFDHWEVLPGQGNYYNPMFMHMDGTQTRSEGYATDVTTDKAVAWLDARDASKPFFLMCQHKAPHRTFAPALRHLGSFDDVAIPEPPTLFDDYANRSTTLATNEMEIDRHFDWAYDAKIRKDERGDVELPGPDRYGTPEYNRMTDAQKKEWDAHFGPRNQQFLTDFKSGKLSQRDVVRWKYRRYMRNYLSTVKAVDESVGRMLAYLDDNDLAKNTIVIYSSDQGFFLGEHGWYDKRWMFEESFRMPFLVRWPGVIQPQSKPHDLIQNIDYAPTFLEVAGLDIPDDVQGRSLVPLLRGQPTQWRRSLYYAYYELGEHAVPQHFGVRTQTHKLFYIPQTGEWNMFDLQRDPLEMKSVHADPEYRQAREKLEAEFVRLRQQFDAPDFSTR, from the coding sequence ATGCCTCTTCGCATATTTCTACTTCTGGTCGTCGCGTTGGGCCCCCTGGCTTTGTCGACCGAAGCGGATGATCGGCCAAACATTCTGTTCTTGTTCTCGGATGATCATGCGGTCAATGCGATTTCTGCCTACGGGGGTCCGCTCGCTGAAGTTGCACCCACACCCAACATCGATCGAATCGCCAACGAGGGGGCCGTTTTCCTGAGTTCGTTTTGTGCGAATTCGATCTGCGGTCCATCCAGAGCCAACATTTTGACGGGCAAGCACAGCCACAAAAATGGATTCATGCGCAACGGGAACAACTTTGATTCCAGTCAGTGGACCGTTGCCAAGGAACTGCATAAAGGCGGCTACAACACGGCTGTGATTGGCAAGTGGCATTTGAATTCTGATCCGGTTGGCTTCGACCATTGGGAAGTGCTGCCTGGTCAAGGCAATTACTACAACCCGATGTTCATGCACATGGATGGGACGCAAACACGATCCGAGGGTTACGCGACGGACGTGACAACGGATAAGGCAGTGGCGTGGTTGGATGCACGCGACGCGTCGAAACCCTTTTTCTTAATGTGCCAACACAAAGCGCCGCACCGTACCTTTGCCCCCGCGCTTCGGCATCTGGGTTCATTCGATGATGTCGCAATTCCCGAACCTCCGACGCTGTTCGATGACTACGCGAATCGAAGTACAACGTTGGCGACGAATGAAATGGAGATTGATCGGCACTTCGATTGGGCATACGACGCAAAAATCCGAAAGGACGAACGTGGTGACGTGGAATTGCCCGGACCGGATCGGTACGGGACGCCTGAGTACAACCGAATGACCGACGCACAAAAGAAGGAATGGGACGCCCACTTCGGGCCAAGGAACCAGCAGTTCTTAACCGATTTCAAATCAGGCAAACTCAGCCAACGCGATGTCGTGCGTTGGAAGTATCGTCGCTACATGCGAAACTACTTGAGCACCGTCAAAGCGGTTGACGAAAGCGTGGGACGCATGCTGGCTTACCTTGATGATAATGATCTCGCCAAGAACACGATCGTGATCTATTCGTCCGACCAAGGCTTTTTTCTTGGTGAACACGGATGGTACGACAAGCGATGGATGTTTGAAGAGTCATTTCGCATGCCATTTCTGGTTCGTTGGCCCGGTGTAATCCAGCCGCAATCGAAACCCCACGATCTGATCCAAAACATCGACTACGCACCGACGTTTCTTGAAGTCGCAGGGCTCGACATTCCAGACGATGTGCAGGGAAGATCGCTTGTCCCGTTGCTTCGTGGGCAGCCCACTCAGTGGCGTCGCTCTCTCTATTACGCGTATTACGAGTTGGGAGAGCACGCGGTCCCGCAGCACTTCGGTGTGCGGACGCAGACACACAAGTTGTTCTACATTCCGCAGACCGGCGAGTGGAACATGTTCGATCTTCAGCGGGATCCGTTGGAAATGAAGAGCGTCCATGCAGATCCAGAGTATCGCCAAGCACGAGAAAAGCTTGAGGCAGAGTTTGTCAGGCTGCGTCAACAATTCGATGCACCGGATTTTTCGACCAGATAA